In Niallia sp. FSL W8-0635, one genomic interval encodes:
- a CDS encoding sugar kinase — MGKVVTLGEIMLRLSTDSGIRIAQAENLHAHYGGGEANVAISLANFGHDVYFASKIPDNGVGEGVKKHLSRYGVHTDFLLSGGSRLGTYYMEAGIGERAANVIYDRAGSSFAEIAESEWQNEELFKNVDIFHISGITPALSSNWKKNTITLIKAAKEAGCKISFDINYRGKLWSQKEAGEAISEILPLVDYCSAGKLDAIYLLGISEYTGNDNELAYYYQEIQKKFPNISILYSTKRKVLSASSNELIGTLWMNDSYYESQKHLINPIVDRVGGGDAFAGGILHGILVQNAPQEIINFATAASALKHTIYGDCNQFSEPEVNSFLLAGSGKINR; from the coding sequence ATGGGGAAGGTTGTCACATTAGGTGAAATCATGCTTCGTCTTTCGACTGATTCTGGAATTCGCATAGCACAGGCCGAAAATCTACATGCTCACTATGGCGGGGGAGAAGCAAATGTAGCAATTTCGCTTGCTAATTTTGGCCATGATGTCTATTTTGCTAGTAAAATTCCAGACAACGGTGTAGGAGAAGGAGTGAAAAAGCATTTAAGTCGTTATGGCGTTCATACAGATTTTCTCTTAAGCGGGGGATCTAGATTAGGCACTTACTATATGGAAGCGGGAATTGGTGAAAGAGCAGCGAATGTCATTTATGATCGAGCAGGTTCGAGTTTTGCGGAAATAGCAGAAAGTGAATGGCAAAATGAAGAACTATTTAAAAATGTCGATATCTTTCATATTTCAGGGATTACTCCTGCTTTATCCTCGAATTGGAAAAAAAACACTATTACGCTCATAAAGGCGGCAAAAGAGGCTGGCTGTAAAATCAGCTTTGATATTAACTATCGAGGAAAATTATGGTCGCAAAAAGAAGCGGGAGAGGCGATTTCAGAAATTTTACCACTAGTAGATTATTGTTCAGCGGGCAAGCTTGATGCAATCTATCTTTTAGGAATTTCTGAATACACTGGCAATGATAATGAATTAGCATACTACTATCAAGAAATACAGAAGAAGTTTCCAAATATCTCTATTTTATATTCAACGAAAAGAAAAGTACTTTCTGCTAGTAGCAATGAATTAATAGGAACACTATGGATGAATGATAGCTACTATGAATCTCAAAAACATCTAATTAATCCCATTGTTGATAGAGTAGGAGGAGGGGATGCTTTTGCGGGAGGTATTCTTCATGGAATATTAGTTCAAAACGCTCCTCAGGAGATTATTAATTTTGCTACAGCTGCATCTGCTTTAAAACATACTATTTATGGTGATTGTAATCAATTTAGCGAACCAGAAGTCAACAGCTTTTTACTAGCTGGTTCTGGAAAAATAAATCGATAG
- a CDS encoding bifunctional 4-hydroxy-2-oxoglutarate aldolase/2-dehydro-3-deoxy-phosphogluconate aldolase, translating to MKRVETLQRLKGAGVIAVVRGNSKEEAVKASSAVVQGGMKGIELTFTVPNADKAISELVEMYKHDSEIVIGAGTVLDAVTARLAIMAGAEYIVSPNFDKETAELCNLYQIPYLPGCLTITEMKEALKAGVDIIKLFPGSAYGPNIVSAFKAPIPHLNIMPTGGVSLENMEDWFKAGVVAVGVGGNLLAPVANGDFEKVTEVAGQYMEKFHQIKGA from the coding sequence TTGAAACGAGTTGAGACATTACAACGCTTAAAAGGAGCGGGAGTTATCGCGGTAGTTCGTGGCAACAGTAAGGAAGAGGCTGTAAAGGCAAGTAGCGCGGTAGTTCAGGGAGGCATGAAGGGAATCGAATTAACTTTTACTGTTCCCAATGCAGATAAAGCTATTAGCGAATTAGTGGAAATGTATAAGCATGATTCGGAAATTGTAATTGGTGCAGGTACTGTTTTAGATGCAGTAACGGCTCGTCTAGCAATTATGGCTGGAGCAGAATATATTGTTAGTCCAAACTTTGATAAAGAAACGGCCGAACTATGTAATCTATATCAAATACCGTATCTTCCTGGATGTTTAACGATTACGGAAATGAAAGAGGCATTGAAGGCAGGGGTAGATATCATCAAGCTATTCCCAGGTAGTGCTTATGGGCCAAATATTGTGTCCGCTTTCAAAGCGCCAATCCCCCACTTGAATATTATGCCAACAGGCGGGGTTAGCTTGGAAAACATGGAGGATTGGTTTAAAGCTGGAGTAGTTGCTGTAGGGGTTGGAGGGAATCTATTAGCACCCGTAGCAAATGGAGACTTTGAAAAAGTTACAGAGGTTGCTGGTCAGTACATGGAAAAATTTCATCAAATTAAAGGAGCATAA
- a CDS encoding IclR family transcriptional regulator, whose product MEKTKPYGTVLLRAAKIMDYLSENPNQSLQSIAKNTEMTTSTTLKILDTLLLIGFVSRDKNKSYRLGSKLIRYANQGVDQLDLVEVTLPYLEKLQKLIDETIHLGVLIDNEILYVNKLDAKHQTIRMSSRVGITRPLYSSAMGKAVLAELEEEDFLDYIKATPLVPYTEHTITNSIKLASELQKVRETGIAFDDEEMEKDIFCIGASLKKDGEIIGAFSVSMPKYRLTEDFKNQIIKAIVETKKELTQTWTH is encoded by the coding sequence ATGGAGAAAACGAAACCATATGGAACGGTTTTATTAAGGGCAGCAAAAATTATGGACTATCTTTCAGAGAATCCAAATCAGTCCTTGCAAAGCATTGCGAAGAACACAGAAATGACTACTTCCACTACCTTGAAAATATTGGATACTTTATTGTTAATCGGCTTTGTTAGCAGGGATAAAAATAAAAGTTATCGGTTAGGATCCAAGCTTATTCGGTATGCCAATCAAGGTGTGGATCAACTGGACTTAGTAGAGGTAACATTGCCTTATTTAGAAAAACTGCAAAAATTAATTGATGAAACAATCCATCTAGGTGTTTTGATCGATAATGAAATATTATATGTAAATAAGTTAGATGCTAAACATCAGACAATAAGAATGTCATCAAGAGTGGGGATAACAAGGCCATTGTATAGTTCAGCAATGGGGAAAGCAGTCCTTGCAGAATTGGAAGAAGAGGATTTTTTAGATTATATAAAAGCAACTCCATTAGTTCCATATACGGAACATACCATAACCAACTCTATAAAATTGGCTTCTGAATTACAGAAAGTTAGAGAAACTGGGATTGCCTTTGATGATGAGGAAATGGAGAAAGACATTTTCTGTATTGGAGCATCATTAAAAAAAGATGGGGAAATCATTGGAGCATTTAGTGTAAGTATGCCAAAATATAGACTCACAGAAGACTTTAAAAACCAAATAATTAAGGCTATCGTCGAAACAAAAAAGGAGTTAACGCAAACGTGGACTCATTAA
- a CDS encoding VOC family protein codes for MKIEHVAIWVKDLEGMKKFYTTYFEGTANSKYRNIEKKFESYFLSFKEGARIELMRKAGVDKPDSNDRIGWAHLAISLGSEEAVNELTERLQKDGYLLVNGPRLTGDGYYESVIEDPEGNLIELTV; via the coding sequence ATGAAAATAGAACATGTAGCAATTTGGGTCAAAGATTTAGAAGGGATGAAGAAATTTTATACTACCTATTTTGAGGGGACGGCAAATTCAAAATATCGAAACATAGAGAAGAAATTTGAATCCTATTTTCTATCATTTAAGGAGGGAGCACGAATAGAACTTATGCGTAAAGCAGGAGTAGATAAGCCGGATTCAAATGATAGAATTGGCTGGGCGCATCTTGCTATTTCATTAGGAAGTGAAGAAGCTGTTAATGAGCTGACAGAACGATTACAAAAGGATGGCTATCTATTAGTTAATGGGCCTCGGCTAACAGGTGATGGCTATTATGAAAGTGTGATAGAAGATCCGGAAGGAAACCTTATAGAATTGACGGTCTAA
- a CDS encoding MFS transporter: MATFFLVIIYLAFISLGLPDSLLGVSWSLMQLDFDTPLETAGVLFMTIAGGTIVSSFISGAVLKKFGTGMVTFVSCLMTAGALLGFYIAPTIIWLFIFAIPLGLGAGAVDTGLNNYVATHYKAHHMSWLHCFWGVGATLGPIIMAHFISTQESWRSGYLAIAGLQLTLVIILLFTLPLWKKVGDNSNSNVNREEETLNSPLDKEEAANNRSWKIRGMKLALLSFLFYCGAEATVGLWGSSYLVTIKNISIDTAAKWVSLYYAGITIGRFITGFITLKMSNRKLIRMGQIVALVGAILLLLPFPEIWSLAGFIMVGLGLAPIFPCMLHETPTRFGKQHAQTIMGYQMAVAYTGSTFLPPLLGFMATHSTIGIFPYMIAGFIIMMLWGTERLNFVLNKRNVKESVSKVI, encoded by the coding sequence ATGGCTACATTTTTTTTAGTCATTATTTATTTAGCATTTATCAGTTTAGGCTTACCTGATTCATTACTGGGAGTATCGTGGTCACTCATGCAATTAGACTTTGATACACCACTTGAGACTGCTGGTGTGCTTTTTATGACGATAGCAGGCGGAACCATAGTTTCTAGTTTTATTAGCGGAGCTGTCCTTAAAAAGTTTGGGACTGGAATGGTTACATTTGTAAGCTGCCTCATGACTGCTGGGGCATTATTAGGATTTTATATAGCACCTACTATCATTTGGCTGTTTATTTTTGCTATACCACTTGGATTAGGGGCTGGTGCAGTCGACACCGGATTAAACAACTATGTCGCTACCCATTATAAGGCACATCATATGAGTTGGCTTCATTGTTTTTGGGGAGTTGGCGCAACGCTTGGTCCTATCATTATGGCACATTTTATTTCGACACAGGAATCTTGGCGAAGTGGTTATCTTGCTATTGCTGGTCTTCAATTAACATTAGTCATTATTTTATTGTTCACTTTGCCACTTTGGAAAAAGGTTGGAGATAACAGCAATAGTAATGTGAATAGAGAAGAAGAAACCTTAAATAGCCCATTGGATAAAGAAGAAGCAGCTAACAACAGGTCCTGGAAAATTAGGGGAATGAAGCTAGCTTTGCTTTCATTTTTATTTTATTGTGGGGCTGAAGCAACAGTGGGGCTTTGGGGAAGCAGCTATCTGGTTACTATCAAAAACATATCCATAGATACAGCGGCGAAATGGGTTTCCTTATATTACGCTGGAATTACTATTGGCCGATTCATTACTGGTTTTATTACGTTAAAAATGAGTAATCGAAAGCTTATTCGTATGGGACAAATAGTCGCATTAGTTGGTGCAATCCTTTTATTATTACCGTTTCCAGAAATATGGTCATTAGCAGGATTTATTATGGTTGGTTTAGGATTAGCACCAATATTTCCTTGTATGCTTCATGAAACACCAACAAGATTTGGGAAGCAACATGCTCAGACCATAATGGGATATCAGATGGCTGTTGCTTATACTGGAAGTACCTTCCTTCCTCCTCTTCTTGGTTTTATGGCTACTCACTCTACGATAGGGATTTTTCCATATATGATTGCAGGCTTTATTATCATGATGTTGTGGGGAACAGAACGGTTAAATTTTGTATTAAATAAAAGAAATGTAAAAGAAAGTGTGTCTAAAGTAATTTAA
- a CDS encoding ROK family transcriptional regulator: MDATPKSMKIIIQQNIRQFLLANGSATKVELSDKLGISFPTISKFTAQMEKDGELLSAGLDDSSGGRRAKRYTYNPEYTLGLAIFLERTETNYIVFNCLGEEKAVGKISSALKDDNVKLLIEYVELLITQYPKISSISIGVPGSVDNGRIIYIPEYEYLHNFDLKGCLEHYFSIPVVIENDMNAAVLGYQNQQEKKTNISLVYLYSGQNGPGAGIIVNGKIVRGSSHFAGEVSFVPQYNNRNFGEVFKKGKSFISKEEELDATSRLIASFSAIINPDVIIFCDDEVSPMTINQLKKQSAKYIPPEHLPEFRVSDWKKDYLYGLQRLSLDLMINGRKEV; the protein is encoded by the coding sequence ATGGATGCAACTCCAAAATCAATGAAAATAATCATTCAACAAAATATTCGTCAATTTCTTTTGGCTAATGGAAGTGCAACGAAGGTAGAGCTTAGTGATAAATTAGGAATCAGCTTTCCTACCATTAGTAAATTCACAGCTCAAATGGAAAAGGATGGAGAACTGCTGTCAGCGGGTTTAGACGATTCAAGTGGCGGAAGAAGAGCAAAGCGGTATACTTATAATCCAGAATATACGTTGGGGTTAGCCATTTTTTTAGAAAGGACAGAAACCAATTACATTGTGTTTAACTGTCTAGGTGAAGAAAAGGCTGTAGGAAAAATTTCTAGTGCATTAAAGGATGACAATGTAAAATTACTGATCGAATATGTGGAATTGCTAATAACTCAATATCCAAAGATTAGTTCTATCTCCATTGGCGTGCCTGGTTCGGTTGATAATGGACGAATCATTTACATTCCTGAGTATGAATATCTTCACAACTTTGATTTAAAGGGATGCTTAGAACATTATTTTTCTATCCCGGTTGTAATAGAAAATGATATGAATGCAGCGGTGTTAGGATATCAAAATCAGCAGGAGAAGAAGACCAATATATCCCTTGTTTATCTATATTCAGGTCAAAATGGGCCGGGAGCTGGGATTATTGTTAATGGAAAGATTGTACGAGGAAGCTCGCATTTTGCTGGCGAAGTATCCTTTGTGCCACAATATAATAATCGAAATTTTGGGGAGGTTTTTAAAAAGGGAAAAAGCTTTATTTCGAAGGAAGAAGAATTGGATGCAACAAGTAGGCTCATTGCTTCCTTTTCGGCAATTATTAACCCAGATGTGATTATTTTCTGCGATGATGAAGTAAGTCCAATGACAATTAACCAACTGAAAAAACAAAGCGCGAAATATATTCCCCCAGAACATCTTCCGGAATTTAGGGTGAGTGATTGGAAAAAAGACTATTTATATGGGTTACAGCGTCTCAGCCTTGATTTAATGATTAACGGAAGGAAGGAAGTATAA